Proteins encoded together in one Bombus affinis isolate iyBomAffi1 chromosome 2, iyBomAffi1.2, whole genome shotgun sequence window:
- the LOC126928970 gene encoding ATP synthase-coupling factor 6, mitochondrial isoform X2, producing the protein MLTQRIITSVPKVIKRNIGILAPALQKAADPIQQLFLDKIREYSAKSAGGKLVDATPELEKERQSELDRIRRQYDIKGDPKDFPRFKFEAPVVEK; encoded by the exons ATGCTTACCCAAAGAATCATTACAAGTGTACCAAAAGTTATCAAACGTAACATTGGTATTCTTGCACCAGCACTTCAAAAAGCTGCGGATCCTATACAACAACTTTTCTTAGACAAAATTCGCGAATATTCTGCAAAAAGCGC TGGTGGAAAATTAGTTGATGCTACTCCTGAGCTTGAAAAAGAGAGGCAATCTGAGCTTGATAGAATTCGGAGACAATATGATATAAAGGGTGATCCAAAAGATTTCCCAAGATTTAAATTTGAAG CTCCAGTAGTGGAAAAATGA
- the LOC126928970 gene encoding ATP synthase-coupling factor 6, mitochondrial isoform X1 has translation MLTQRIITSVPKVIKRNIGILAPALQKAADPIQQLFLDKIREYSAKSAGGKLVDATPELEKERQSELDRIRRQYDIKGDPKDFPRFKFEGMQSSFQSRIVK, from the exons ATGCTTACCCAAAGAATCATTACAAGTGTACCAAAAGTTATCAAACGTAACATTGGTATTCTTGCACCAGCACTTCAAAAAGCTGCGGATCCTATACAACAACTTTTCTTAGACAAAATTCGCGAATATTCTGCAAAAAGCGC TGGTGGAAAATTAGTTGATGCTACTCCTGAGCTTGAAAAAGAGAGGCAATCTGAGCTTGATAGAATTCGGAGACAATATGATATAAAGGGTGATCCAAAAGATTTCCCAAGATTTAAATTTGAAG GTATGCAAAGTTCTTTTCAAAGCAGGATCGTAAAGTAA